The region atatcttAAAACGGACGAATTTGCTACTTTGGATTTTACtgctttcatttttatttttatttttatttttatttttatttttagtctaATGAATTTCTCGACAGGAATGGGGAGTCCATACAGTTACAGTGATGAGCAGCAAGGAGGGTACAACGAAGAGTGCTACAGCCCCGACCAAGGGGGATCATATTATGACTCTGACTGCTTTGATTTTTCATACGATGCACAAGATCATTATACTAATGAAAATTCTGAAACATGTGCAGGTATGGAGTAACAACCCCGCTCCAAAGGGGAGGAAGTGCTGGAAATCTGCATCATCGAGGTTCAGGAAAATTGGAAGGTGACTAATCAGAGGTTGCTCAATTTGGAAAGAAACACCGGCCTTTTGAAGCAAGGATTGGCGAGTCTAGCCGCACAAGTGGGGGAGTTAGAATTTAACATGGGAGTTTTGGCCACAACAATAGGGAGCAAGCACACTCCAGGAACGCTTCCTAGCATACTAGAGATTAATCCAAAACGAAATTGTCATGTTGTGCAACTCCATAGCGGAACCACATTTCAGCCTCCACAGGCAGCGGATCTAGGCaggggaagaaaagaaaaagaacagGAGTCGACCGACTTCACGCCAGCCGCTGATCAGCGGCCAGCTACACCACCTCGCAGCGGTCCGCCGGAAATTCCCCAGCCAGCCGAGCTCGATTCAGACACTGATGCAGAGCTGCCACCAGCGGCCGTTGCACCACTTTGCAGCGGTCCACTACCCGAGAGCCAGCTCCCTGGTCTGTAGTTTCCCAGCACTGCCACCATCCCGTATCCCTAGCGATTGAAGTGCAAGAAGCTAGACGCCCAGTTTACCAAGTTCTTGGAAGATATAAGCAAGGTCCACATCAACATACCATTGGTGGAAGCACTGTAACAAATACCCAACTATGCCAAGTTCTTGAAGAATGTGGTGGCCAAGAAGAGAAAGTGGGGGAAATATGATACAGTGGACCTAATAGAGAATTGCAGTGCTATAATTCAGAAAGGATTGCCTACCAAACACAATGATCCAGGGAGTTTTACTTTGTCTTGTGTGTTAGGAAATAATGTAGAAGGTGAGGCATTGTGTGATTTAGGAGCAAGTATTAATTTGACGCCTCTATCTTTCTACAGGAAGCTCAACATTGACAATCTCCGCCCCACTTCGATCACCTTGCAAATGGCAGATAGAACAACAACAACACCTAGAGGAATTGTAGAAGATGTTTTGGTAAGAGTAGGAGAATTCATTTTTCCCGCTGACTTTGTCGTTTTGGACATGCAGGAGGACAAGAAGGTGCCTTTGATACTTGGAAAACCATTTCTAGCCACCGGGGGAGCCATGATAGACGTGCAGAAGGGGGAGCTAACATTGTGATTTCATAATGAGAGTATCACCTTCAATATCTATGACGCTTTGAAATTCCATGGGAAGGAAGGAGCAGAAGGCTATCAAGAGTGTAGCGTCATCCAAGTGGTCACGGATTGTGTGGGGGAAGTAGAAGTCACATACCACCAAACTCAGGACCCTTTAGAATCTTGTCTCATAAATTCTTTCACTCCTACTTCAGATTCATCTACTTGTGATGCTAATGTGTGTGCTAAGATTACAGAATTCGAGGTTCTTCCCGAAAGAATTCCTCAAAAGGGGAACACATTTTTGCCATTGTGCAcccagaagaagaagagaggaagaaaacATTGGGAAAACCACGAGGACCACCTAAGGtagaattgaagccactcccgGAACACCTCAGGTACGTATTTTTAGGGCCAGATAACACTTACCATGTTGTCGTGTCCGCCGCCTTGAGTGAAAAGGAATGTGAAAAGTGGCCGTGTGTGCTAATCAAGTATATGTCCTCTATAGGATGGTCTATTGGTGATTTGAAAGGGATTAGCCCAACCACATGCATGCATGGGATTTTACTTGAGGAACGGCATAAGCCTCGTGTGCAAAACCAACGTAGGCTTAATCCTATCATGCAAGATGTAGTGAGGAGAGTGGTAATTAAGTTGCTAGATGCAGGGATTATCTATACCATATCGgatagtgaatgggtgagtcctaTGCAAGTAGTAGCTAAGAAAGGGGGGATGACTGTAGTGCCCGGAAAGGATGGTGAGATGTTTGCCACGAGAGTAGCTACAGGTTGGAGAGTTTGCATTGATTATATGATGTTAAATGCAGCCACTATGAAAGATCACTTCCCTTTGCCTTTTATTGATCAAATGCTTGATAGATTAGGGGGATATGATTACTACTGTTTCTTAGATGGTTATTCTGGTTATAATCAAATTGCAATTGCTCCCGAGGATCAACATAAGTCTGCCTTTACCTGCCCTTATGGGATATATTCTTATAGGAAGATGTCTTTTGGCTTATGTAATGCTCCTGCTactttccaaagatgcatgatggCAATTTTTCATGATTTGATTGAAAATGTGATGGATGTCTTTATGGATGACTTTTCTGTTTTTGGGAAATCTTATGTTCATTGTCTTGGAAATTTGGCTCAGGTTTTGCAGAGATGTGTAGAAACTAACCTTGTTCTTAATTGGGAgaaatgtcacttcatggtgAAAGAAGGTATAGTTCTAGGTGACAAAGTATCTTCTGCAGTGATAGAGGTTGATAGAGCCAAGATTGCAGCCATTGAGAGATTGTCACCCCTATCCAACGAGAAGGCAGTGAGAAGTTTCTTGGGACATGCAGGGTTCTatagaagatttatcaaggactTTTCGAAAATCTCTAAGCCTCTTTATAAATTCCTTGAAAAAGATGTGAAATTTAGTTTTACTTCTGACTGTTTGCAGGCTTTTGAAGATTTGAAGAAGGCTCTAGTGAGTGTTCCCATTCTTGTTACCCTGATTGGAGCCATccatttgaaatcatgtgtgatgcaagcgacaTTGCCGTTAGTTCCGCCTTGGGGCAGAAGAGAGATAAAATTTTTAGAATAATTTATTATGCTAGTAGAACCTTAGATTTTGCACAAGCTAATTATACGACCATAGAAAAGGAGATGCTTGCTATAGTTTATTCTTTTGATAAATTTAGAGCTGATCTTGTTGGGACTAAAACCATTGTTTACACTGATCATGCAACTATTAGGCACTTCTTTGCAAAGAAGGACGCAAAACCAAGACTCATCCGGTGGATCCTACTACTCTAAGAAAACGATGTTGAAATAAGAGATAGAAAAGGATGTGAGAATGTAGTGGCGGATCACTTGTCTCGGTTGGAGCACCTGGTGGAAGGAGAAGATCTATCACGAGAAATCAATGAGGACTTCCCCGACGAGCATCTATTCTTCACTCAAGCCACTTTTCCATGGTATGCCGacattgttaattatttagcaGCCAAGGTACACCCTCCCGATCTTACTCCTTATCAAAGTAAGAAAATTTATAGAGATGTTAGATCTTATTTTTGGGATGAGCCCTAATTGTTCAACAGATGTGCAGATACCATGCTTAGGAGGTGTGTACCGCAACAAGATTGGGCAGCCATAGTAGAAAGAAGCCACTCGTCGCCAACTAGAGGACACTTTGGTGTGCAAATGACCACCATCAAAATCATACAAAGTGGGTTCTATTGGCCAACTATCTACCGTGACTCCGCCAATTTTGTACTCCAATGCAACGAATGCCAGCGCACGGGGGGAATATCAAAGAAAAAGGAGATGCCTATGAACACCATCATTGAGGTAGAATTATTTGATGTATGGGGATAGACTTTATGGGACCATACCCAAAATCAAGGAAGTACAAATACATTTTACTTGCAGTTGAATATGTGTCTAGATGGGTGGAAGCAATTCCTACCAAAACTAATGATTCTAAAGTTGTAACTGCTTTTGTGaggaaattttttttagtaagtTTGGTACACCACGCGCTCTCATAAGCGATAGAGGATCTCACTTCAACAATAGGTGGCTAGACAATGTATTGGAAAAATATGGAGTCAAGCACAGAGTCACCTCGCCATATCACCCCCAAGCCAATGGGCAGACTGAGCTTGCAAATAGGGAAATCGAGTCCGTCTTACTGAAAACAGTGAGCACTAATAGAATGGATTGGGCACTCCGTTTGGATGATGCGTTGTAGGCATACCGTACCGCATACAAATCTTATATAGGTATGTCTCCTTATCAATTAGTTTTTagaaaatcatgtcatttgccTTTTGAGATGGAGTATAGGTCTTATTGGGCGATAAAGAAATTGAATCAAGATTTCCAAAAGGCCGGCGAGGAGAGGCGTCTCTTTCTCAATGAGATGGACGAATTTCGAATGGAAGCCTACGATAGCTCGTCCACTAACAAAGAAAGGATGAAATCCTACCATGATAGGATGATTAGTCCAGGAGATCTCACCTTGGGTGATGTAGTTTTGTTGCACAATTCGAGACTCTCCCTCTTCCCCGGAAagttgaagtccaaatggaccgATCCTTACATGATCAAGAAAATCTATGATAGTGGGACGGTTGAGTTTCTAGCTCTGGATGGGACGTTGTTTCAAGCCAATGGCCACCGTGTGAATAAATACTATAGTTCGGACAAGGGGACGGAAAAGAAAGTGGCACTAGAAGAACTACCCAAGGAGTAAAGAAGGGGCAAAGACAAGCTAATGACTATAAAAGAGcacttgttgggaggcaacccaaccatttatttcaatttttggtTAAGTTTTTATGTACTTTTTGGTTGATTTATCGTTTTTGTGTTGATGAAAATTTTTGCAGGATCTGTACCTTCGCCAGCGACGGCTGCAGAAGCTGCAGTCGCCCGCTGGCCAGCTTCTGGAAACAACCTGACTCGCCGCAACGACCGCTGGAGGGCCCCCAGCGACCACCATCCAATTGCAGTTTCCAGGGCGATTTTTTGAATTTCTCGAATTTTCACCCTGTCCAACCTCTACGCGAAATTTTTCaaggtatgttttctttttagtagtttactcacttccctaccgactctacaaacttattttacactttgttgtaaataagtttgggggggtgaagtggtggaccgtgagtttaggtttttgttttaggtttttagtttaagtttttgttttaaaaacccGAAGGTGAATCCATTTCATGAACttagcatgaagaacttagaaacacgcatgctTAGGGTCACATTAGACCGAGTTTCCAATGATATTTAATTCCATCCATGTttaagtatggcttgacgtcttgatttgatggtttggtgaaaaggtgcataattagtgaattacttgttcgccttgaatcatgcatataccttgtgagatttgagccttaattctttcttgtgtgatttatctgcatgcatgtatatgtttctagaacttgctcatagtctgcctaagtttacatagtgtttaagttgataaaGGAGaatgttaggccatcttttcttagctacttttataCCCAAAATTTTCGGCCTTCTCAATTTTCtccctttggagccaattttgagcctttaagcatATTCTTTGGAAGTCAAATAAATGGGGATAATTCATTGGGTTAGTTTAATTTTGATATCTTTTGTAAATGAATTGGAAAGATAAGGAGAAATTTTATggagaaaagtagtgtgcttaaatgTAGAAAAGTACAAGTTGTGAAATagtgaaaattcaaaatatgtgtttgatcTAGAAATGATGCTtatgaaaaagagaaagaaaagaaaaagaaaaagaaaaagaaaaagagaaggagaaaatcaAAGGgttggaaagtgagttgaaggagaaaaataagtTTTAAAAGTGTTTTGGGTGTTTAgaaaagtggagtcattttaactctacttgggatatttttattttgagtcacttttttagcaaaatattcctcacctaccaaagagcctacattacaacaaaaaataaagacctttcggacttttgattCTTAATCACATCAAGTAGAAGATGGATTAGACATTGAGTAAACCTATGGTAAACATTGCATGAtacatgatttgagtgcttatacacTTAAcctttatacactttgagagttaGAGAAATAATCACTTctcatctttggaagtttgccacatgtgagtgcatgaattcaaggtgttccacgagttagtaatgaaagtgcactaataagtcttgcttgatttgattgtgtTAATACATGCTTGATCCATCTTCTCCATACTTTAAGGCAATTACGACGTCTAGTCCTTTTGCATTCTGTGCGTCTATTTTgtgtctttattgttttgttcgaggacaaacaaaaatgtaagtttgggaGAGTTGATACGCTTGGATTTTGCACTGCTTTAAGGtctttatttggtccgttttttacgacaaaatcacaattcatgtccatattttgcatattttctctattttggtattttgacgtgttttgtgagatttgtgcatatttgagcctaaaaagacagGAAAAAGTCGAAGGtggaaatctggagctttcAAGATGCCCATCGGTCCGTTGCAACACGCACAGCGACCGCTGCAgcccaacgaccgctgagccagtagcggtccgctctggaaaaagttgtgctgaaaTGAAGAACACACCCAACGAAGGTTAGGGAGTGCGCATCAACCGCTCGAAGAGTTTCCGAAGCTATGGGATTATTCACAGCGACCGCTATCCAAGAGGCAGAGGCCACGGATCAatgtgcagcgaccgctggccaaggtgcagcggcccgctgcgAAAACACGGCGCACGAATTTaacctactttctccccaagatttaccaaagTTAGCCACCTTTTATCTTATTTCATGCTGCTCGATTTTTCCTCTACAAATatcccctcaaacctcttcattagGATCTTCTTTTTACCTTATAATTCTAGAACATAAATTTGGGAgctcttcattgtgcaaggggttgaagaaggaatcaagagatcATCAAagagctacaaggattcaacctttggatTTTATtagctttagttcttatgttcattTTGTCTTactacaatctatgtttttagtctattcaattatgtgtaactaaatttataggattctagggatgtgttagtaacgactttggttatacaattcagtttctatttaatatccgttttgtttttacttcatttctttcctaagttgttccataatacttcacgtttgagtgacacattcggtgatgatttaatataacttgctacataatcgtgaaaggaggttggcgagttagatccacttagtagatactacaattagcttcccttacaacggcactgttaattgagagtaaGGACTTTTCAatggtcttaggagcttttaggagttacggatctaggattgacaaccctagtgatagtaatctacgcttgtaccGCATGgacaaaacttatgtgactcgttctatcgaagtataaactgtgctaaggtattgtagttggaatttgtataaccataactataaacgcacatccctggaattctcttatctctcttatttttacctctttaattatttgcatttagttgtttattgctttcaaactGTTTTTAGTTTGCAAAATATCTaaatctttcggttttccaaatagtgaacaaAGCTTAGGTGAAGGTAGCCAATTTATGATtgttttccctgtgttcgataccggtactaacctttagctatattatatatactctgtatacttgcaggtttatttagtgctaataaaaagtacaTCAATAGCTAATGGTCAGTatcggatatcgaacacagggaaaatAGACACAAATTATCTACtttctactaagcttcttttACTATTTCGAAAAACAAGAGATTTTGGTTTTTGAAAGAAAAAACGAAAGTAAACAACGAAAGCAGATAAATCACAAATAGAAAACAgatgagataagggaattccacgGATGTGCTTttacagttatggttatacaagttctaactacaacaccctagcacagttcatactACACTAGAACGAGTCTCCTAAGTTTCGCCCATGCgacacaagcgtagattacagacactaggggcgtcaatcctagatttgtaactcctaaaagctcctaagaccctcgaaaagtcctcactctcaattaacagtgccgttttaaaggaagctaattgtagtgtcaactaagctcttctaactcgccaacctcatctcacgattatgtagcaagtcaatagatcatcacagaatgtatcactcaaacgtgaaacaTTTATCGAACACTTAGAATAGAAGCGAGTAATGaataaaacggatattaaataaataggaactgTATAAccaagtcgttactaacacatccctataaTTCTaggaatttagttacacatgattgaATAATCTAAAGACATAGTTTTTCggggaaacaataaaaacataagaactaaagtaataaaactcaaaggttgaattcttgtagccttgatcttctcttgaatccttctttaAACCTTTGAACTTGATAAACCAAGTAGAACTCTCAACTATTACGCTCTGGAATTATGCAACAAAAGAAGATCCTtaatgatgaagcttgaggggatATTTATAGCGCAATTTTCGTGTACCATAATTATGGTAAATATTCAGCACAGTATGGTAActcttggggagaaagtaggtcagATCTGTGTGCCGCGCTTTCCTAGCTGGCTGCtacaccttggccagcggtcgctgtgcaTTGGTCAGTAGCTTCTGTCTCTTGATCAGCGGTCGCTAGCAATCATCCCGTAGCTACTGGATCTCGTGGAGCGGTCGATGCGCAGACCctagcggtcgctgggcgtgttcctCTTTTCTGCACAACTTTCCCTTAGCGGACCGCTACTTGTTCAGGGTCGTTGGTGGCCAGTGGTCGCTGactgtgttgcagcggaccaCTGGGCTTCTTgaaagctccagatttccaacttcgacttttagctatcttttttTGCTCTAATTTATACATttatcacaaaacacgtcaaaatagataaaatatgcaatttatggacatgtaatgcaactttgacactcaaaatggaccaaataatgggcttaaaatagtgcaaaattcGAGCGTATCAGTGCCCAATCGGCAACGATGAAGATCAATTGGTCAACGGCGTGTAGGATGGAGGAGATGTTGACCGAATTGGAACAAATTGACGTGTCGAGGTAGATGTAGCGGGGGATGCGACAGTCGAGAGACTTGAGCTTCTAATTGATTCTGTCGTCGGAGAGCTTATCGCACAATCTACTTTCAGAGTTGAAGTTGTTGAAGATCTTAAGAATATCGTCGAAGATAGCCGGGCGACGAAGAAAGTGATGGATGAAccttaattcttttttttttctggaccaaattcgtaaaatggtcatatgtttaggaccaacaTGTACTTTTAATTATGGATTAGTTATTCTAATTCGATAAAAAAATTAGCCAATTAGCGTTGGCCGTTAGTTTTGTGATGACGCCATCCAAAAAGGACCGTTTTTGTTTGTTCgagattcaaaattcaaaaagtaaatattatggaccaaattcgtaaaatgatcatatgtttaggataaaaaaaaactttagtCTTGAGAAAACGTTCGTACCTAAAATTGGAGTGACTTTAAAAATGAGTTTAAATTGAGAAAACTTTTATACTAAGTCCATCGACAAATCAATAGTAGTACGATGAGGGGGGTTTTCAATTTGCAATTTATTGCAAAATGCTTTTTTTTAAATGGACCCTGAATATATTAAATGAAATTTAGGTCTTCggtttttttctaaaaaaaagatACTCCACCCTCACAGCAAACTGTGACCTTGGCCACAGGGTCAAATGGTTGTGCGACCAAAACTTTCTATCTATTTCTCAAGATTCTGAAACATGGGAACGATGTCTCATCTGGTCTTTTACCCAAATTATAAGTATCGTTACCTCTGCCCTTGTTAGTGATTAGTCTTTCATATTAGGGTATGTTTGATAAGCTTGTAAGTCTAAAACACAATTTCTATGAAACTGAGACTTTCATGAATTTAGAACTAGGAGCTTTTCTACTTTAATTTATGTTTGGTTGAGAAATTGGGCTAGTGAAAACGGGCTTTAGGGTATTTGGTTAACATTGTGttttaatgaaataaaacaTGGAATCCCAAAATTACACCCTTGCACCGATAATTCCTTCCACGAAATGCTTGTGAATTACTCCATCcgccgtcccacaataagagtcttatttcacttttatgataagtaggtctcacattccaccaacttattccactcatattttattataaaactaatatatataagtgcgactcataatccactaacttattcaactcatttttctttacatttcttaaaacatttGCCATAAttaaataggactcctattgcAGAACGGGGAGTACAAATTGGCTGCAAGGAGGTATACTAAACTCATTATTTAAGCTCTAAAactgaaataattaacaattcCAAATTTGCAACTCTACTTTTTCAAAAACAATAAAACTGCTTCTCCCTCtcctctccatctctctctgtTCATTGTTACACACATAGCCACCAGCCACCATGTTGTTCTCTTCTCCGCCTCGGCGCACGGTGGGGTCGACTCCTGCTGAAAAATTGAAACGAATGAGATTTCCTATCATTTTCCCGGctgacccccccccccccccccccgatcCGTCCGTGCTCCCTTTGTTTCCATTAAAAGTCTCattttatttaagaaatattaagaaaagcgGGTCGAAACAAGTTAGTGCAATATAAGTCtcactattaatattaaatgaaatataaatgaaatgaat is a window of Salvia splendens isolate huo1 chromosome 3, SspV2, whole genome shotgun sequence DNA encoding:
- the LOC121796868 gene encoding uncharacterized protein LOC121796868 yields the protein MEYRSYWAIKKLNQDFQKAGEERRLFLNEMDEFRMEAYDSSSTNKERMKSYHDRMISPGDLTLGDVVLLHNSRLSLFPGKLKSKWTDPYMIKKIYDSGTVEFLALDGTLFQANGHRSVPSPATAAEAAVARWPASGNNLTRRNDRWRAPSDHHPIAVSRAIF